The Anser cygnoides isolate HZ-2024a breed goose chromosome 19, Taihu_goose_T2T_genome, whole genome shotgun sequence genome contains a region encoding:
- the LLGL2 gene encoding LLGL scribble cell polarity complex component 2 isoform X4, producing the protein MRRFLRPGHDPVRERLKRDLFQFNKTVEHGFPHQPSALGYSPFLHLMAIGTRSGAIKLYGAPGVEFMGLHEENNTVMQIHFIPDQCQLVTLLDDNSLHLWSLKQHSGASELREEHRFTLKGPPGSPPSATQITAVLPHSSREVLYLGTESGNIFVVELPSFRVLEDRTITSEAALQRVPEDYCNRRSCELVEALREHPKNPDQILIGYSRGLIVLWDLQNNKVTHHFLGSQQLENLYWQRDGSKFISCHYDGSYTQWPVSSDNRQPEPLENVVPYGPFPCKAISKIYWQTTKNGLPYIIFQGGMPRASYGDRHSISVVHGSQQTAFDFTSRVIDFFIIFSSEPTAEFDDPSAMVVLAEEELVVIDLKSAGWPAVHPPYLASLHCSAITCSHHVSNIPLKLWERIISAGSKQNVHYSNMPWPIDGGTNIAPDPPQRDLLLTGHEDGTVRFWDASGVCLHLLYKLSTVRVFLTDADPNDNMNTLGEDEWPPLRKVGTFDPYSDDPRLGIQKIYLCKYSGYLAVAGTAGQVLVMELNDEDAEHVVDHAEADLLQDQEGYRWKGHEKLKTRDGPVRFEAGFQPFVLVQCQPPAVVTSLALHSEWKLVAFGTSHGFGLFDHQQKRLVFVKCTLHPSDQLALEGPLSRVKSLKKSLRQSFRRIRRSRVSSRKRRGGGGNASEVQEANAKFDQDALQEMELAPVQRKIEARSAEDSFTGFVRTLYFADTFLRDSSRHCPSLWAGTNGGTVYAFCLRVPPAERRMDEPVRAEQAKEIQLMHRAPVVGILVLDGRSTPLPEPLEVAHDLSKSPDMQGSHQLLVVSEEQFKVFTLPKVSSKLKLKLTALEGCRVRKVTVANFGSCKTDDYSENDLAVLTNLGDIQIISLPFLKLQIRYPCIRKEDVSGIASCVFTKYGQGFYLISPSEFERFSLSTKWLVEPWCVVDIPEVSSNNHVHTRSGVENAARKSRGSGRSSSDYGEDERKSGRLMEHALLNDEKVLKEIQSTLEGGRGSYAERNLARSPLGHGLSNGGD; encoded by the exons ATGAGAAGGTTCTTAAGACCCGGACATGATCCAGTAAGAGAGAGGCTCAAGCGCGACCTTTTCCAGTTTAACAAG ACTGTGGAACATGGATTTCCCCATCAGCCCAGCGCATTGGGCTATAGCCCGTTTCTCCATCTTATGGCCATCGGAACGCGATCGGGAGCCATCAAACT ATATGGTGCTCCTGGGGTGGAGTTCATGGGtttacatgaagaaaacaacactGTAATGCAGATTCACTTTATACCTGATCAG TGCCAGCTGGTGACGTTACTAGATGATAACAGCTTGCATCTCTGGAGCCTGAAGCAGCACAGTGGAGCATCTGAGCTGCGGGAGGAGCACCGCTTCACACTGAAAGGGCCACCTGG gtCTCCACCAAGTGCCACACAGATAACAGCTGTCCTTCCCCATTCCTCGCGGGAAGTCCTGTATCTTGGCACAGAGAGCGGCAACATTTTTGTGGTGGAGCTTCCATCATTCAGAGTGCTCGAGGACAGGACCATAACCTCTGAGGCTGCGCTGCAGCG GGTACCCGAAGATTACTGTAACAGACGATCATGTGAATTGGTGGAAGCCCTTCGGGAGCATCCTAAGAACCCTGACCAGATCCTGATTGGATACAGCAGGGGATTGATTGTCCTCTGGGACCTGCAAAATAACAAAGTGACACACCATTTCCTTGGCAGCCAG CAACTGGAGAACCTCTACTGGCAGAGGGATGGCAGTAAATTCATTAGTTGTCACTATGATGGAAGTTACACCCAGTGGCCAGTATCCAGTGACAACAGGCAGCCTGAGCCTCTGGAAAACGTTGTGCCTTATG GTCCTTTTCCCTGCAAGGCCATCTCCAAGATCTACTGGCAGACAACAAAGAATGG ACTTCCTTACATTATATTCCAAGGAGGGATGCCCCGGGCTAGCTATGGTGACCGGCACAGTATCTCTGTTGTCCACGGCAGCCAGCAAACAGCCTTTGACTTCACATCGCGGGTGATAGACTTCTTTATCATCTTCAGTTCAGAGCCTACTGCAG AGTTTGATGACCCTTCTGCTATGGTGGTGCTGGCAGAAGAAGAGCTGGTAGTCATAGACTTAAAATCCGCGGGCTGGCCAGCAGTCCATCCTCCGTACTTGGCTTCTCTCCACTGCTCAGCCATCACCTGCTCACACCACGTCTCCAACATCCCGCTGAAACTGTGGGAGAGGATTATCAGTGCGGGGAGCAAGCAGAACGTTCACTACTCAAATATG CCATGGCCGATTGATGGTGGCACCAACATAGCTCCAGATCCTCCTCAGAGGGACTTGCTTCTAACAGG GCATGAAGATGGCACTGTGCGATTTTGGGATGCATCTGGTGTCTGCTTACATCTCCTTTATAAGCTAAGCACAGTGAGAGTATTTCTCACAGATGCTGATCCCAATGACAATATGAACACGCTGGGGGAGGACGAGTGGCCTCCACTTCGCAAG GTTGGTACCTTCGACCCTTACAGCGATGATCCTAGACTTGGGATCCAGAAGATCTACCTGTGTAAATACAGTGGATATCTGGCTGTAGctggcacagcagggcag gtacTGGTGATGGAACTGAACGATGAAGATGCAGAGCATGTTGTTGACCATGCTGAAGCAGATCTCCTACAGGATCAAGAGGGCTATCGATGGAAAGGTCATGAGAAATTAAAGACTCGAGATGGACCTGTTCGATTTGAAGCTGGTTTTCAGCCATTTGTCCTTGTCCAATGTCAACCACCAGCCGTGGTCACCTCATTGGCCCTTCACTCTGAATGGAAGCTCGTGGCCTTTGGTACTAGTCATGGTTTTGGGCTTTTTGACCACCAGCAGAAACGACTGGTCTTTGTCAA ATgtacactgcatcccagtgACCAATTAGCCTTAGAAGGGCCACTGTCTCGGGTGAAATCCTTGAAGAAGTCCCTCCGTCAGTCATTCAGGCGGATCAGAAGAAGCCGAGTGTCCAGTCGGAAGcgacgaggaggtggtggaaaTGCCTCAGAG GTGCAAGAAGCAAATGCCAAATTTGACCAAGACGCACTGCAGGAAATGGAACTGGCTCCAGTCCAGAGGAAGATTGAAGCCCGCTCTGCAGAAGACTCTTTCACTGGCTTTGTGCGCACCTTATATTTTGCTGACACCTTCTTGAGAGACA GCTCCCGGCACTGCCCGTCCTTGTGGGCAGGCACCAATGGAGGTACAGTCTATGCCTTCTGTTTACGTGTTCCACCAGCAGAAAGGAGGATGGATGAACCTgtcagggcagagcagg CCAAAGAAATTCAGCTGATGCACAGAGCTCCTGTTGTGGGTATACTTGTTCTGGATGGGCGCAGCACACCTCTGCCAGAACCTCTGGAAGTAGCACATGATCTTTCTAAGAGCCCTGATATGCAAGGCAGCCATCAACTACTGGTGGTGTCTGAAGAGCAATTCAAG GTCTTCACGCTACCCAAGGTTAGCTCCAAACTGAAGCTCAAGCTGACGGCACTGGAAGGCTGTAGGGTACGAAAAGTGACGGTTGCTAACTTTGGCAGCTGCAAGACTGACGATTACAGTGAAAATGACCTGGCTGTCCTGACTAACCTGGGAGACATTCAGATCATCTCGCTGCCCTTCCTCAAGTTACAGATCCGCTACCCTTGCATCCGTAAAGAAGATGTGAGCGGCATTGCATCCTGCGTCTTCACCAAATATGGCCAAG GTTTCTATCTGATCTCACCATCAGAGTTTGAGAGGTTTTCTCTTTCTACCAAATGGTTAGTGGAGCCCTGGTGTGTTGTGGACATACCAGAAGTTTCAAGCAACAATCACGTGCACACCAGGTCTGGCGTGGAGAATGCTGCAAGAAAATCTAG gGGATCAGGAAGGAGTTCAAGTGACTATGGAGAAGATG aaagaaaatctggGAGGCTAATGGAACATGCCTTACTCAATGATGAAA AGGTCCTGAAGGAGATCCAGAGTACTCTGGAGGGGGGCAGAGG GAGCTATGCAGAAAGAAATTTGGCAAGAAGTCCATTAGGACATGGACTAAGTAATGGAGGAG ATTGA
- the LLGL2 gene encoding LLGL scribble cell polarity complex component 2 isoform X3 — protein sequence MRRFLRPGHDPVRERLKRDLFQFNKTVEHGFPHQPSALGYSPFLHLMAIGTRSGAIKLYGAPGVEFMGLHEENNTVMQIHFIPDQCQLVTLLDDNSLHLWSLKQHSGASELREEHRFTLKGPPGSPPSATQITAVLPHSSREVLYLGTESGNIFVVELPSFRVLEDRTITSEAALQRVPEDYCNRRSCELVEALREHPKNPDQILIGYSRGLIVLWDLQNNKVTHHFLGSQQLENLYWQRDGSKFISCHYDGSYTQWPVSSDNRQPEPLENVVPYGPFPCKAISKIYWQTTKNGLPYIIFQGGMPRASYGDRHSISVVHGSQQTAFDFTSRVIDFFIIFSSEPTAEFDDPSAMVVLAEEELVVIDLKSAGWPAVHPPYLASLHCSAITCSHHVSNIPLKLWERIISAGSKQNVHYSNMPWPIDGGTNIAPDPPQRDLLLTGHEDGTVRFWDASGVCLHLLYKLSTVRVFLTDADPNDNMNTLGEDEWPPLRKVGTFDPYSDDPRLGIQKIYLCKYSGYLAVAGTAGQVLVMELNDEDAEHVVDHAEADLLQDQEGYRWKGHEKLKTRDGPVRFEAGFQPFVLVQCQPPAVVTSLALHSEWKLVAFGTSHGFGLFDHQQKRLVFVKCTLHPSDQLALEGPLSRVKSLKKSLRQSFRRIRRSRVSSRKRRGGGGNASEVQEANAKFDQDALQEMELAPVQRKIEARSAEDSFTGFVRTLYFADTFLRDSSRHCPSLWAGTNGGTVYAFCLRVPPAERRMDEPVRAEQAKEIQLMHRAPVVGILVLDGRSTPLPEPLEVAHDLSKSPDMQGSHQLLVVSEEQFKVFTLPKVSSKLKLKLTALEGCRVRKVTVANFGSCKTDDYSENDLAVLTNLGDIQIISLPFLKLQIRYPCIRKEDVSGIASCVFTKYGQGFYLISPSEFERFSLSTKWLVEPWCVVDIPEVSSNNHVHTRSGVENAARKSRGSGRSSSDYGEDERKSGRLMEHALLNDEKVLKEIQSTLEGGRGSYAERNLARSPLGHGLSNGGAD from the exons ATGAGAAGGTTCTTAAGACCCGGACATGATCCAGTAAGAGAGAGGCTCAAGCGCGACCTTTTCCAGTTTAACAAG ACTGTGGAACATGGATTTCCCCATCAGCCCAGCGCATTGGGCTATAGCCCGTTTCTCCATCTTATGGCCATCGGAACGCGATCGGGAGCCATCAAACT ATATGGTGCTCCTGGGGTGGAGTTCATGGGtttacatgaagaaaacaacactGTAATGCAGATTCACTTTATACCTGATCAG TGCCAGCTGGTGACGTTACTAGATGATAACAGCTTGCATCTCTGGAGCCTGAAGCAGCACAGTGGAGCATCTGAGCTGCGGGAGGAGCACCGCTTCACACTGAAAGGGCCACCTGG gtCTCCACCAAGTGCCACACAGATAACAGCTGTCCTTCCCCATTCCTCGCGGGAAGTCCTGTATCTTGGCACAGAGAGCGGCAACATTTTTGTGGTGGAGCTTCCATCATTCAGAGTGCTCGAGGACAGGACCATAACCTCTGAGGCTGCGCTGCAGCG GGTACCCGAAGATTACTGTAACAGACGATCATGTGAATTGGTGGAAGCCCTTCGGGAGCATCCTAAGAACCCTGACCAGATCCTGATTGGATACAGCAGGGGATTGATTGTCCTCTGGGACCTGCAAAATAACAAAGTGACACACCATTTCCTTGGCAGCCAG CAACTGGAGAACCTCTACTGGCAGAGGGATGGCAGTAAATTCATTAGTTGTCACTATGATGGAAGTTACACCCAGTGGCCAGTATCCAGTGACAACAGGCAGCCTGAGCCTCTGGAAAACGTTGTGCCTTATG GTCCTTTTCCCTGCAAGGCCATCTCCAAGATCTACTGGCAGACAACAAAGAATGG ACTTCCTTACATTATATTCCAAGGAGGGATGCCCCGGGCTAGCTATGGTGACCGGCACAGTATCTCTGTTGTCCACGGCAGCCAGCAAACAGCCTTTGACTTCACATCGCGGGTGATAGACTTCTTTATCATCTTCAGTTCAGAGCCTACTGCAG AGTTTGATGACCCTTCTGCTATGGTGGTGCTGGCAGAAGAAGAGCTGGTAGTCATAGACTTAAAATCCGCGGGCTGGCCAGCAGTCCATCCTCCGTACTTGGCTTCTCTCCACTGCTCAGCCATCACCTGCTCACACCACGTCTCCAACATCCCGCTGAAACTGTGGGAGAGGATTATCAGTGCGGGGAGCAAGCAGAACGTTCACTACTCAAATATG CCATGGCCGATTGATGGTGGCACCAACATAGCTCCAGATCCTCCTCAGAGGGACTTGCTTCTAACAGG GCATGAAGATGGCACTGTGCGATTTTGGGATGCATCTGGTGTCTGCTTACATCTCCTTTATAAGCTAAGCACAGTGAGAGTATTTCTCACAGATGCTGATCCCAATGACAATATGAACACGCTGGGGGAGGACGAGTGGCCTCCACTTCGCAAG GTTGGTACCTTCGACCCTTACAGCGATGATCCTAGACTTGGGATCCAGAAGATCTACCTGTGTAAATACAGTGGATATCTGGCTGTAGctggcacagcagggcag gtacTGGTGATGGAACTGAACGATGAAGATGCAGAGCATGTTGTTGACCATGCTGAAGCAGATCTCCTACAGGATCAAGAGGGCTATCGATGGAAAGGTCATGAGAAATTAAAGACTCGAGATGGACCTGTTCGATTTGAAGCTGGTTTTCAGCCATTTGTCCTTGTCCAATGTCAACCACCAGCCGTGGTCACCTCATTGGCCCTTCACTCTGAATGGAAGCTCGTGGCCTTTGGTACTAGTCATGGTTTTGGGCTTTTTGACCACCAGCAGAAACGACTGGTCTTTGTCAA ATgtacactgcatcccagtgACCAATTAGCCTTAGAAGGGCCACTGTCTCGGGTGAAATCCTTGAAGAAGTCCCTCCGTCAGTCATTCAGGCGGATCAGAAGAAGCCGAGTGTCCAGTCGGAAGcgacgaggaggtggtggaaaTGCCTCAGAG GTGCAAGAAGCAAATGCCAAATTTGACCAAGACGCACTGCAGGAAATGGAACTGGCTCCAGTCCAGAGGAAGATTGAAGCCCGCTCTGCAGAAGACTCTTTCACTGGCTTTGTGCGCACCTTATATTTTGCTGACACCTTCTTGAGAGACA GCTCCCGGCACTGCCCGTCCTTGTGGGCAGGCACCAATGGAGGTACAGTCTATGCCTTCTGTTTACGTGTTCCACCAGCAGAAAGGAGGATGGATGAACCTgtcagggcagagcagg CCAAAGAAATTCAGCTGATGCACAGAGCTCCTGTTGTGGGTATACTTGTTCTGGATGGGCGCAGCACACCTCTGCCAGAACCTCTGGAAGTAGCACATGATCTTTCTAAGAGCCCTGATATGCAAGGCAGCCATCAACTACTGGTGGTGTCTGAAGAGCAATTCAAG GTCTTCACGCTACCCAAGGTTAGCTCCAAACTGAAGCTCAAGCTGACGGCACTGGAAGGCTGTAGGGTACGAAAAGTGACGGTTGCTAACTTTGGCAGCTGCAAGACTGACGATTACAGTGAAAATGACCTGGCTGTCCTGACTAACCTGGGAGACATTCAGATCATCTCGCTGCCCTTCCTCAAGTTACAGATCCGCTACCCTTGCATCCGTAAAGAAGATGTGAGCGGCATTGCATCCTGCGTCTTCACCAAATATGGCCAAG GTTTCTATCTGATCTCACCATCAGAGTTTGAGAGGTTTTCTCTTTCTACCAAATGGTTAGTGGAGCCCTGGTGTGTTGTGGACATACCAGAAGTTTCAAGCAACAATCACGTGCACACCAGGTCTGGCGTGGAGAATGCTGCAAGAAAATCTAG gGGATCAGGAAGGAGTTCAAGTGACTATGGAGAAGATG aaagaaaatctggGAGGCTAATGGAACATGCCTTACTCAATGATGAAA AGGTCCTGAAGGAGATCCAGAGTACTCTGGAGGGGGGCAGAGG GAGCTATGCAGAAAGAAATTTGGCAAGAAGTCCATTAGGACATGGACTAAGTAATGGAGGAG CAGATTGA
- the LLGL2 gene encoding LLGL scribble cell polarity complex component 2 isoform X1, translating to MRRFLRPGHDPVRERLKRDLFQFNKTVEHGFPHQPSALGYSPFLHLMAIGTRSGAIKLYGAPGVEFMGLHEENNTVMQIHFIPDQCQLVTLLDDNSLHLWSLKQHSGASELREEHRFTLKGPPGSPPSATQITAVLPHSSREVLYLGTESGNIFVVELPSFRVLEDRTITSEAALQRVPEDYCNRRSCELVEALREHPKNPDQILIGYSRGLIVLWDLQNNKVTHHFLGSQQLENLYWQRDGSKFISCHYDGSYTQWPVSSDNRQPEPLENVVPYGPFPCKAISKIYWQTTKNGLPYIIFQGGMPRASYGDRHSISVVHGSQQTAFDFTSRVIDFFIIFSSEPTAEFDDPSAMVVLAEEELVVIDLKSAGWPAVHPPYLASLHCSAITCSHHVSNIPLKLWERIISAGSKQNVHYSNMPWPIDGGTNIAPDPPQRDLLLTGHEDGTVRFWDASGVCLHLLYKLSTVRVFLTDADPNDNMNTLGEDEWPPLRKVGTFDPYSDDPRLGIQKIYLCKYSGYLAVAGTAGQVLVMELNDEDAEHVVDHAEADLLQDQEGYRWKGHEKLKTRDGPVRFEAGFQPFVLVQCQPPAVVTSLALHSEWKLVAFGTSHGFGLFDHQQKRLVFVKCTLHPSDQLALEGPLSRVKSLKKSLRQSFRRIRRSRVSSRKRRGGGGNASEVQEANAKFDQDALQEMELAPVQRKIEARSAEDSFTGFVRTLYFADTFLRDSSRHCPSLWAGTNGGTVYAFCLRVPPAERRMDEPVRAEQAKEIQLMHRAPVVGILVLDGRSTPLPEPLEVAHDLSKSPDMQGSHQLLVVSEEQFKVFTLPKVSSKLKLKLTALEGCRVRKVTVANFGSCKTDDYSENDLAVLTNLGDIQIISLPFLKLQIRYPCIRKEDVSGIASCVFTKYGQGFYLISPSEFERFSLSTKWLVEPWCVVDIPEVSSNNHVHTRSGVENAARKSRGSGRSSSDYGEDERKSGRLMEHALLNDEKVLKEIQSTLEGGRGRRDHIPTSQRNRTLSVRIQELCRKKFGKKSIRTWTK from the exons ATGAGAAGGTTCTTAAGACCCGGACATGATCCAGTAAGAGAGAGGCTCAAGCGCGACCTTTTCCAGTTTAACAAG ACTGTGGAACATGGATTTCCCCATCAGCCCAGCGCATTGGGCTATAGCCCGTTTCTCCATCTTATGGCCATCGGAACGCGATCGGGAGCCATCAAACT ATATGGTGCTCCTGGGGTGGAGTTCATGGGtttacatgaagaaaacaacactGTAATGCAGATTCACTTTATACCTGATCAG TGCCAGCTGGTGACGTTACTAGATGATAACAGCTTGCATCTCTGGAGCCTGAAGCAGCACAGTGGAGCATCTGAGCTGCGGGAGGAGCACCGCTTCACACTGAAAGGGCCACCTGG gtCTCCACCAAGTGCCACACAGATAACAGCTGTCCTTCCCCATTCCTCGCGGGAAGTCCTGTATCTTGGCACAGAGAGCGGCAACATTTTTGTGGTGGAGCTTCCATCATTCAGAGTGCTCGAGGACAGGACCATAACCTCTGAGGCTGCGCTGCAGCG GGTACCCGAAGATTACTGTAACAGACGATCATGTGAATTGGTGGAAGCCCTTCGGGAGCATCCTAAGAACCCTGACCAGATCCTGATTGGATACAGCAGGGGATTGATTGTCCTCTGGGACCTGCAAAATAACAAAGTGACACACCATTTCCTTGGCAGCCAG CAACTGGAGAACCTCTACTGGCAGAGGGATGGCAGTAAATTCATTAGTTGTCACTATGATGGAAGTTACACCCAGTGGCCAGTATCCAGTGACAACAGGCAGCCTGAGCCTCTGGAAAACGTTGTGCCTTATG GTCCTTTTCCCTGCAAGGCCATCTCCAAGATCTACTGGCAGACAACAAAGAATGG ACTTCCTTACATTATATTCCAAGGAGGGATGCCCCGGGCTAGCTATGGTGACCGGCACAGTATCTCTGTTGTCCACGGCAGCCAGCAAACAGCCTTTGACTTCACATCGCGGGTGATAGACTTCTTTATCATCTTCAGTTCAGAGCCTACTGCAG AGTTTGATGACCCTTCTGCTATGGTGGTGCTGGCAGAAGAAGAGCTGGTAGTCATAGACTTAAAATCCGCGGGCTGGCCAGCAGTCCATCCTCCGTACTTGGCTTCTCTCCACTGCTCAGCCATCACCTGCTCACACCACGTCTCCAACATCCCGCTGAAACTGTGGGAGAGGATTATCAGTGCGGGGAGCAAGCAGAACGTTCACTACTCAAATATG CCATGGCCGATTGATGGTGGCACCAACATAGCTCCAGATCCTCCTCAGAGGGACTTGCTTCTAACAGG GCATGAAGATGGCACTGTGCGATTTTGGGATGCATCTGGTGTCTGCTTACATCTCCTTTATAAGCTAAGCACAGTGAGAGTATTTCTCACAGATGCTGATCCCAATGACAATATGAACACGCTGGGGGAGGACGAGTGGCCTCCACTTCGCAAG GTTGGTACCTTCGACCCTTACAGCGATGATCCTAGACTTGGGATCCAGAAGATCTACCTGTGTAAATACAGTGGATATCTGGCTGTAGctggcacagcagggcag gtacTGGTGATGGAACTGAACGATGAAGATGCAGAGCATGTTGTTGACCATGCTGAAGCAGATCTCCTACAGGATCAAGAGGGCTATCGATGGAAAGGTCATGAGAAATTAAAGACTCGAGATGGACCTGTTCGATTTGAAGCTGGTTTTCAGCCATTTGTCCTTGTCCAATGTCAACCACCAGCCGTGGTCACCTCATTGGCCCTTCACTCTGAATGGAAGCTCGTGGCCTTTGGTACTAGTCATGGTTTTGGGCTTTTTGACCACCAGCAGAAACGACTGGTCTTTGTCAA ATgtacactgcatcccagtgACCAATTAGCCTTAGAAGGGCCACTGTCTCGGGTGAAATCCTTGAAGAAGTCCCTCCGTCAGTCATTCAGGCGGATCAGAAGAAGCCGAGTGTCCAGTCGGAAGcgacgaggaggtggtggaaaTGCCTCAGAG GTGCAAGAAGCAAATGCCAAATTTGACCAAGACGCACTGCAGGAAATGGAACTGGCTCCAGTCCAGAGGAAGATTGAAGCCCGCTCTGCAGAAGACTCTTTCACTGGCTTTGTGCGCACCTTATATTTTGCTGACACCTTCTTGAGAGACA GCTCCCGGCACTGCCCGTCCTTGTGGGCAGGCACCAATGGAGGTACAGTCTATGCCTTCTGTTTACGTGTTCCACCAGCAGAAAGGAGGATGGATGAACCTgtcagggcagagcagg CCAAAGAAATTCAGCTGATGCACAGAGCTCCTGTTGTGGGTATACTTGTTCTGGATGGGCGCAGCACACCTCTGCCAGAACCTCTGGAAGTAGCACATGATCTTTCTAAGAGCCCTGATATGCAAGGCAGCCATCAACTACTGGTGGTGTCTGAAGAGCAATTCAAG GTCTTCACGCTACCCAAGGTTAGCTCCAAACTGAAGCTCAAGCTGACGGCACTGGAAGGCTGTAGGGTACGAAAAGTGACGGTTGCTAACTTTGGCAGCTGCAAGACTGACGATTACAGTGAAAATGACCTGGCTGTCCTGACTAACCTGGGAGACATTCAGATCATCTCGCTGCCCTTCCTCAAGTTACAGATCCGCTACCCTTGCATCCGTAAAGAAGATGTGAGCGGCATTGCATCCTGCGTCTTCACCAAATATGGCCAAG GTTTCTATCTGATCTCACCATCAGAGTTTGAGAGGTTTTCTCTTTCTACCAAATGGTTAGTGGAGCCCTGGTGTGTTGTGGACATACCAGAAGTTTCAAGCAACAATCACGTGCACACCAGGTCTGGCGTGGAGAATGCTGCAAGAAAATCTAG gGGATCAGGAAGGAGTTCAAGTGACTATGGAGAAGATG aaagaaaatctggGAGGCTAATGGAACATGCCTTACTCAATGATGAAA AGGTCCTGAAGGAGATCCAGAGTACTCTGGAGGGGGGCAGAGG CAGGAGAGATCACATTCCCACATCCCAAAGGAACAGGACTCTGAGTGTTCGCATACAG GAGCTATGCAGAAAGAAATTTGGCAAGAAGTCCATTAGGACATGGACTAAGTAA